From Bos taurus isolate L1 Dominette 01449 registration number 42190680 breed Hereford chromosome 29, ARS-UCD2.0, whole genome shotgun sequence, a single genomic window includes:
- the LOC536947 gene encoding pregnancy-associated glycoprotein 1-like, with protein sequence MSSVANRAIVKKERLCDVVGRDLYRVNNKHGDKYNPFPPRKIVQWAEELVGQEFCYSLISNNCDHFVNELYYRVSCSHQLVYVGNITIGTPPQEFQVIFDTASSDLWVPSIFCTSPACSTHVRFRHLQSSTFWLTNKTFRITYGSGRMKGVVVYDTVRIGNLVSTDQPFGLSVKEYGFEGRAYDGILGLNYPNVSFSGAIPIFDKLKNQGAISEPVFAFYLSKDKREGSVVMFGGVDHRYYKGELNWVPLIQAGDWIVHMHSITIKRKVIACSDGCEALVDTGTTHIEGPGRLVSNIQKLIGARLRGSKVKVYCSVVNTLPSITFTINGVNYPVPARALILKDSRGHCYTTFKESKLSPSTETWILGDVFLRQYFSVYDRGNDRIGLAQAV encoded by the exons ATGTCTTCAGTGGCCAACAGGGCCATAGTAAAGAAGGAGCGGCTGTGTGACGTGGTTGGGAGAGATTTGTACAGGGTCAACAACAAGCATGGTGACAAGTACAACCCATTCCCTCCCAGGAAAATCGTCCAGTGGGCGGAGGAGTTGGTGGGCCAGGAGTTCTGCTACAGTCTGATCAGCAACAACTGTGACCATTTTGTTAATGAGCTGTACTACAGGGTCTCCTGCAGCCACCAG CTGGTCTACGTGGGTAACATCACCATTGGAACACCCCCTCAGGAATTCCAGGTTATCTTTGACACAGCTTCATCTGACTTGTGGGTGCCCTCCATCTTTTGCACCAGTCCAGCCTGTT CTACACATGTTAGGTTCAGACATCTTCAGTCTTCCACCTTCTGGCTTACCAATAAGACCTTCAGGATCACCTATGGATCTGGGAGAATGAAAGGAGTTGTTGTTTATGACACAGTTCGG ATTGGGAACCTTGTAAGTACTGACCAGCCGTTTGGTCTAAGCGTGAAGGAATACGGGTTTGAAGGCAGAGCTTATGATGGCATCTTGGGCTTGAACTACCCCAACGTATCCTTCTCTGGAGCCATCCCCATCTTTGACAAGCTGAAGAATCAAGGTGCcatttctgagcctgtttttgCCTTCTACTTGAGCAA AGACAAGCGGGAGGGCAGTGTGGTGATGTTTGGTGGGGTGGACCACCGCTACTACAAGGGAGAGCTCAACTGGGTACCATTGATCCAAGCGGGTGACTGGATTGTACACATGCACAG CATCACCATAAAAAGAAAGGTTATTGCTTGTTCTGATGGCTGTGAGGCCCTTGTGGACACTGGGACAACACATATCGAAGGCCCAGGAAGACTGGTCAGTAACATACAGAAGCTCATTGGTGCCAGACTACGGGGTTCCAAGGTGAAGG TTTATTGTTCTGTGGTCAATACCCTTCCCTCTATTACCTTCACCATCAACGGCGTCAACTACCCAGTGCCAGCTCGAGCCCTCATCCTCAAG GATTCTAGAGGCCACTGCTATACCACCTTTAAGGAGAGCAAACTGAGTCCATCTACAGAGACCTGGATCCTGGGTGATGTCTTCCTGAGGCAGTATTTCTCAGTTTATGATCGAGGAAATGACAGGATTGGCCTGGCACAAGCAGTGTAA